The following are from one region of the Mixophyes fleayi isolate aMixFle1 chromosome 7, aMixFle1.hap1, whole genome shotgun sequence genome:
- the LOC142097368 gene encoding cytoplasmic phosphatidylinositol transfer protein 1-like, whose translation MLVKEYRICMPLTTDEYRIGQLYTISKHSHQESERGEGVEVMENQAHHDPVYGAGQYTEKRVHLSSKLPGWARAVVPRIFYVCEKAWNYYPYTVTEYTCSFLPKFSIHIETRYSDDCGDNDSIFNTDAADESREVSHLDIAYDEIPERYYKSTEDLRHFVSSKTGRGPLQEGWRGHARPVMCSYKLVNVKFEVWGLQTRVEQFVHKVIRDLLIVGHRQAFAWVDEWYGMNMTEVREFEKETQAATNEKIGPVAPTITITPESQFPAIRSAPATPITGEPPEFLTLPKDRQRKTSAPDTLTLPELRDRVNGPSNHSSPTNTDS comes from the exons TACAGGATTGGACAGCTGTACACTATCAGCAAGCACAGCCACCAGGAGAGCGAACGAGGGGAGGGAGTGGAGGTGATGGAGAACCAGGCTCATCATGATCCCGTCTATGGCGCTGGGCAGTATACAGAGAAACGGGTGCATCTGTCAAG CAAATTACCAGGCTGGGCCCGGGCCGTGGTCCCCAGAATATTCTACGTATGTGAGAAAGCCTGGAACTACTATCCGTACACAGTAACAG AATACACA TGCTCCTTCCTTCCTAAATTCTCCATTCACATTGAGACGAGGTATTCTGATGACTGCGGAGATAATGACAGC ATATTTAATACAGACGCAGCAGATGAATCCCGCGAGGTGTCGCATCTGGACATTGCGTATGATGAAATTCCGGAGAGATATTACAAGAGCACGGAG GATCTCAGGCACTTTGTCTCCAGCAAGACGGGGCGAGGGCCCCTGCAAGAGGGCTGGAGGGGCCACGCGCGGCCGGTCATGTGCTCCTACAAGCTGGTTAATGTAAAGTTCGAGGTGTGGGGGCTACAGACAAGAGTGGAACAGTTCGTGCACAAG GTGATCCGGGACTTGCTGATCGTAGGACATCGCCAGGCCTTTGCATGGGTGGACGAGTGGTACG GGATGAACATGACAGAAGTGCGGGAGTTCGAGAAGGAAACGCAGGCAGCCACCAATGAGAAGATAGGTCCGGTTGCCCCCACCATTACCATCACGCCAGAGAGCCAGTTCCCGGCCATTCGCAGTGCCCCCGCCACCCCAATCACAGGCGAACCTCCAGAATTCCTCACCCTTCCTAAAGACAGACAACGCAAGACCTCCGCCCCGGATACGCTCACCCTGCCCGAGCTGAGAGACCGCGTCAACGGCCCCTCCAACCACTCGTCTCCTACAAACACCGACAGCTGA